In the genome of Scylla paramamosain isolate STU-SP2022 chromosome 49, ASM3559412v1, whole genome shotgun sequence, one region contains:
- the LOC135095549 gene encoding uncharacterized protein LOC135095549 isoform X1 codes for MAAATAAAVAVNYSRLKLLCILEGPGAAVLFHALTRGTNKTAAVTLLDYLTSLRNTSKANYCTLSNKDKRKAFNRDEEKQIANDPSCQSFDITLLHKSIRLACENVAGLSDVRWQDDTVMEGLLTKIKDERNKVVHERPKMTDKQFLDKAEELKNLFIRALQAVKDKYGVSDAETTNITDIITSQIQEICQAFDDNVILQMSFEKKLHLFKQESVSHLREIYKQYEYFDPVSFLSESSKRVHIQTVFSKLVLKQQPKSLDIDLLDILKYLTAESQSSQPSQLQPSQLQPSQVQPSQLQPSQPVQDKRPRLAVVSGVAGSGKTTLLTFILSEWLKEESDRRVTHLEEYDIVLRMLCRDTDAEDLETFLGLVLPPSLSSLPVFNASLVNYLKHCKVLFLIDGLDEQNSTSKKLITKIVNTTKYNKNFSILTTSRPERVNQFLALTQEDYNQLQISIKGIPVHRRMQFAEQYCTSTNKDRVKEFMREQGNKTLFELPLNIIFLVTLFEENPNFITKNITPSILYTKIHEWCIEKLRVRISKDPTWGEKRPQTLKMRIKRVVKEMYQVALQSLLQDRVNLSDEDTERLTDCCEREDLPPQQVLGAFFTLQLSITKRICEERYSMHHKGMLEYFAARHIMQHLQDGSLPGPGAIRSLLETTFHSESLPEQGVFRRLLQGVFQLIPQYQFHSSGLLATERISRVVTQPRARPLDPRGLQNLFWHVAGLLTTEETNHPENIKEVIDLLAETGAGWDEWLSLVEDIDNESFLQAIAHHVTKNPPDGTVQINDNTLTSAAALLPNTPTTTVELWLENEKVNVENVRALIDHHCRELCLWHHYWHPGNITASDTVLRAIHRDCLERFMGHLSADCMALIPECLRELRLAVSSDEHAASLPAALTRAASSLPNLQWLFIHVPVAMVTPAAVPSPLPDITRVDLILSGVNKSLLKEACQVAAALQPTAGYGGIGFPQGRMKAAEWRDLLYLLAAEMVRVGRRGAVVIPEETITWEEGRELEDLTGTLWGCRVLRRTDEECFHGYYFVPNS; via the exons AtggctgctgccactgctgctgccgtgGCAGTGAATTATTCGCGTCTCAAGCTACTGTGCATCTTGGAGGGTCCAGGAGCAGCCGTGCTCTTTCACGCCCTGACACGCGGCACAAACAAGACCGCCGCCGTCACCCTCTTGGACTACCTGACCAGCCTCCGAAACACCTCGAAGGCCAACTATTGCACACTCAGCAACAAGGATAAGAGGAAGGCATTTAACCGTGATGAGGAAAAGCAGATTGCCAATGACCCCTCATGCCAGAGCTTTGATATCACACTGCTCCACAAGAGCATCAGACTGGCCTGTGAAAATGTTGCAGGACTAAGTGATGTACGCTGGCAGGATGATACAGTGATGGAGGGCCTGCTCACTAAGATAAAAGATGAGCGTAACAAGGTCGTGCACGAAAGACCTAAGATGACAGATAAACAGTTCCTGGACAAAGCTGAGGAACTCAAGAACCTCTTCATCAGAGCCCTTCAGGCAGTCAAGGACAAGTACGGAGTCTCTGACGCCGAGACCACAAACATCACTGACATCATAACAAGCCAGATACAAGAAATATGTCAGGCCTTTGATGACAATGTCATCTTACAGATGAGTTTTGAGAAAAAGCTCCATTTGTTTAAGCAAGAGTCAGTAAGTCACCTGAGAGAAATTTACAAACAGTATGAATATTTTGACCCAGTGTCCTTCCTCAGTGAATCCTCAAAACGGGTTCACATCCAGACTGTATTTTCAAAACTTGTCCTTAAACAGCAGCCCAAATCACTTGACATAGACTTGTTAGATATCTTAAAATACCTAACAGCAGAGTCTCAGAGCTCGCAGCCCTCGCAGCTGCAGCCCTCGCAGCTGCAGCCCTCGCAGGTGCAGCCCTCGCAGCTGCAGCCCTCACAGCCTGTCCAGGACAAAAGGCCACGCCTTGCTGTGGTGAGCGGTGTCGCTGGGAGTGGCAAGACCACCCTGCTCACTTTCATCTTGTCAGAGTGGCTCAAGGAAGAGAGTGACCGCCGCGTCACACACCTGGAGGAGTACGACATTGTACTCAGAATGCTGTGCCGCGACACAGATGCTGAAGATCTGGAGACATTCCTGGGCCTGGTCCTCCCGCCTAGTCTGTCTAGTCTGCCGGTCTTTAACGCGTCCCTCGTGAACTATTTAAAGCACTGTAAAGTGCTCTTCCTCATCGATGGTCTGGATGAGCAGAACAGCACCTCCAAAAAGCTCATCACTAAGATTGTAAATACAaccaaatataacaaaaatttcTCAATTCTCACCACCTCACGACCAGAGCGAGTGAACCAGTTCTTGGCCCTCACACAAGAAGACTATAACCAATTGCAGATATCTATCAAAGGGATTCCTGTCCATAGGAGGATGCAGTTTGCAGAGCAGTACTGCACCTCCACAAACAAGGATAGGGTGAAGGAGTTCATGAGAGAACAAGGCAATAAGACCTTGTTTGAGCTTCCCCTCAACATAATATTCCTGGTTACATTATTTGAAGAGAATCCAAATTTtattacaaaaaacattacCCCATCCATCTTGTACACCAAAATCCATGAGTGGTGCATAGAGAAGCTGCGTGTCAGAATATCCAAGGACCCCACATGGGGGGAGAAGAGGCCACAGACCCTCAAGATGAGGATAAAAAGAGTGGTGAAAGAGATGTACCAAGTGGCACTACAAAGCTTGCTGCAGGACAGAGTGAACCTCTCAGATGAGGACACAGAGCGGCTGACAGattgctgtgagagagaggaccTGCCACCCCAACAAGTCCTGGGAGCATTTTTCACTCTGCAGTTGTCCATCACCAAGAGAATATGTGAAGAAAGATACTCCATGCACCATAAAGGAATGCTGGAGTACTTTGCAGCTCGACATATCATGCAGCACCTCCAGGATGGATCCCTCCCAGGACCAGGGGCTATTAGGAGCCTGCTTGAGACCACCTTTCACAGTGAATCCCTCCCAGAACAAGGTGTTTTTAGAAGGCTGCTTCAGGGTGTCTTTCAGCTAATACCTCAGTATCAGTTTCATTCTTCAGGTCTCCTTGCTACTGAGAGGATATCTCGAGTCGTCACTCAGCCACGGGCACGGCCTCTAGATCCTCGGGGTCTGCAAAACCTTTTCTGGCACGTAGCAGGCCTCTTGACCACAGAAGAAACAAACCATCCCGAGAACATAAAAGAGGTGATAGATCTACTGGCAGAGACTGGCGCAGGGTGGGATGAATGGCTGTCACTGGTGGAAGACATAGATAATGAAAGCTTCCTGCAGGCCATCGCTCACCATGTCACAAAAAATCCTCCTGATGGCACAGTACAGATAAATGACAATACACTGACCAGTGCTGCAGCTCTGCTCCCCAACACTCCCACAACAACAGTGGAATTGTGGCTGGAGAATGAAAAAGTGAATGTGGAGAATGTTCGTGCCTTGATTGATCATCACTGCCGTGAGTTGTGCCTATGGCACCATTACTGGCACCCCGGCAACATAACTGCCTCAGACACTGTGCTGCGTGCCATACACAG GGATTGCCTTGAGAGGTTCATGGGTCACCTGAGTGCTGATTGCATGGCACTGATCCCTGAATGCCTTAGGGAGCTACGCCTGGCTGTATCTAGCGATGAGCACGCTGCCAGCCTCCCAGCAGCCCTCACCCGAGCTGCCTCATCTCTGCCTAACCTGCAGTGGCTTT TCATACACGTCCCTGTGGCGATGGTAACACCAGCGGCGGTTCCGTCACCACTGCCTGACATCACACGTGTTGACCTGATCTTGTCTGGCGTGAACAAAAGCCTGTTGAAGGAAGCATGTCAAGTGGCAGCAGCTCTCCAGCCTACGGCAgg ATATGGTGGCATTGGATTCCCCCAGGGCAGGATGAAGGCAGCAGAGTGGCGGGACCTGCTTTACCTCCTGGCGGCAGAAATGGtcagggtggggaggaggggagctgTTGTGATACCAGAGGAAACCATcacatgggaggaggggagggagctgGAGGACCTCACTGGCACTTTGTGGGGGTGTAGGGTGTtaag GCGCACTGATGAGGAGTGTTTCCACGGATATTACTTTGTACCAAATTCTTAG
- the LOC135095549 gene encoding uncharacterized protein LOC135095549 isoform X2 — protein MAAATAAAVAVNYSRLKLLCILEGPGAAVLFHALTRGTNKTAAVTLLDYLTSLRNTSKANYCTLSNKDKRKAFNRDEEKQIANDPSCQSFDITLLHKSIRLACENVAGLSDVRWQDDTVMEGLLTKIKDERNKVVHERPKMTDKQFLDKAEELKNLFIRALQAVKDKYGVSDAETTNITDIITSQIQEICQAFDDNVILQMSFEKKLHLFKQESVSHLREIYKQYEYFDPVSFLSESSKRVHIQTVFSKLVLKQQPKSLDIDLLDILKYLTAESQSSQPSQLQPSQLQPSQPVQDKRPRLAVVSGVAGSGKTTLLTFILSEWLKEESDRRVTHLEEYDIVLRMLCRDTDAEDLETFLGLVLPPSLSSLPVFNASLVNYLKHCKVLFLIDGLDEQNSTSKKLITKIVNTTKYNKNFSILTTSRPERVNQFLALTQEDYNQLQISIKGIPVHRRMQFAEQYCTSTNKDRVKEFMREQGNKTLFELPLNIIFLVTLFEENPNFITKNITPSILYTKIHEWCIEKLRVRISKDPTWGEKRPQTLKMRIKRVVKEMYQVALQSLLQDRVNLSDEDTERLTDCCEREDLPPQQVLGAFFTLQLSITKRICEERYSMHHKGMLEYFAARHIMQHLQDGSLPGPGAIRSLLETTFHSESLPEQGVFRRLLQGVFQLIPQYQFHSSGLLATERISRVVTQPRARPLDPRGLQNLFWHVAGLLTTEETNHPENIKEVIDLLAETGAGWDEWLSLVEDIDNESFLQAIAHHVTKNPPDGTVQINDNTLTSAAALLPNTPTTTVELWLENEKVNVENVRALIDHHCRELCLWHHYWHPGNITASDTVLRAIHRDCLERFMGHLSADCMALIPECLRELRLAVSSDEHAASLPAALTRAASSLPNLQWLFIHVPVAMVTPAAVPSPLPDITRVDLILSGVNKSLLKEACQVAAALQPTAGYGGIGFPQGRMKAAEWRDLLYLLAAEMVRVGRRGAVVIPEETITWEEGRELEDLTGTLWGCRVLRRTDEECFHGYYFVPNS, from the exons AtggctgctgccactgctgctgccgtgGCAGTGAATTATTCGCGTCTCAAGCTACTGTGCATCTTGGAGGGTCCAGGAGCAGCCGTGCTCTTTCACGCCCTGACACGCGGCACAAACAAGACCGCCGCCGTCACCCTCTTGGACTACCTGACCAGCCTCCGAAACACCTCGAAGGCCAACTATTGCACACTCAGCAACAAGGATAAGAGGAAGGCATTTAACCGTGATGAGGAAAAGCAGATTGCCAATGACCCCTCATGCCAGAGCTTTGATATCACACTGCTCCACAAGAGCATCAGACTGGCCTGTGAAAATGTTGCAGGACTAAGTGATGTACGCTGGCAGGATGATACAGTGATGGAGGGCCTGCTCACTAAGATAAAAGATGAGCGTAACAAGGTCGTGCACGAAAGACCTAAGATGACAGATAAACAGTTCCTGGACAAAGCTGAGGAACTCAAGAACCTCTTCATCAGAGCCCTTCAGGCAGTCAAGGACAAGTACGGAGTCTCTGACGCCGAGACCACAAACATCACTGACATCATAACAAGCCAGATACAAGAAATATGTCAGGCCTTTGATGACAATGTCATCTTACAGATGAGTTTTGAGAAAAAGCTCCATTTGTTTAAGCAAGAGTCAGTAAGTCACCTGAGAGAAATTTACAAACAGTATGAATATTTTGACCCAGTGTCCTTCCTCAGTGAATCCTCAAAACGGGTTCACATCCAGACTGTATTTTCAAAACTTGTCCTTAAACAGCAGCCCAAATCACTTGACATAGACTTGTTAGATATCTTAAAATACCTAACAGCAGAGTCTCAGAGCTCGCAGCCCTCGCAGCTGCAGCCCTCGCAGCTGCAGCCCTCGCAG CCTGTCCAGGACAAAAGGCCACGCCTTGCTGTGGTGAGCGGTGTCGCTGGGAGTGGCAAGACCACCCTGCTCACTTTCATCTTGTCAGAGTGGCTCAAGGAAGAGAGTGACCGCCGCGTCACACACCTGGAGGAGTACGACATTGTACTCAGAATGCTGTGCCGCGACACAGATGCTGAAGATCTGGAGACATTCCTGGGCCTGGTCCTCCCGCCTAGTCTGTCTAGTCTGCCGGTCTTTAACGCGTCCCTCGTGAACTATTTAAAGCACTGTAAAGTGCTCTTCCTCATCGATGGTCTGGATGAGCAGAACAGCACCTCCAAAAAGCTCATCACTAAGATTGTAAATACAaccaaatataacaaaaatttcTCAATTCTCACCACCTCACGACCAGAGCGAGTGAACCAGTTCTTGGCCCTCACACAAGAAGACTATAACCAATTGCAGATATCTATCAAAGGGATTCCTGTCCATAGGAGGATGCAGTTTGCAGAGCAGTACTGCACCTCCACAAACAAGGATAGGGTGAAGGAGTTCATGAGAGAACAAGGCAATAAGACCTTGTTTGAGCTTCCCCTCAACATAATATTCCTGGTTACATTATTTGAAGAGAATCCAAATTTtattacaaaaaacattacCCCATCCATCTTGTACACCAAAATCCATGAGTGGTGCATAGAGAAGCTGCGTGTCAGAATATCCAAGGACCCCACATGGGGGGAGAAGAGGCCACAGACCCTCAAGATGAGGATAAAAAGAGTGGTGAAAGAGATGTACCAAGTGGCACTACAAAGCTTGCTGCAGGACAGAGTGAACCTCTCAGATGAGGACACAGAGCGGCTGACAGattgctgtgagagagaggaccTGCCACCCCAACAAGTCCTGGGAGCATTTTTCACTCTGCAGTTGTCCATCACCAAGAGAATATGTGAAGAAAGATACTCCATGCACCATAAAGGAATGCTGGAGTACTTTGCAGCTCGACATATCATGCAGCACCTCCAGGATGGATCCCTCCCAGGACCAGGGGCTATTAGGAGCCTGCTTGAGACCACCTTTCACAGTGAATCCCTCCCAGAACAAGGTGTTTTTAGAAGGCTGCTTCAGGGTGTCTTTCAGCTAATACCTCAGTATCAGTTTCATTCTTCAGGTCTCCTTGCTACTGAGAGGATATCTCGAGTCGTCACTCAGCCACGGGCACGGCCTCTAGATCCTCGGGGTCTGCAAAACCTTTTCTGGCACGTAGCAGGCCTCTTGACCACAGAAGAAACAAACCATCCCGAGAACATAAAAGAGGTGATAGATCTACTGGCAGAGACTGGCGCAGGGTGGGATGAATGGCTGTCACTGGTGGAAGACATAGATAATGAAAGCTTCCTGCAGGCCATCGCTCACCATGTCACAAAAAATCCTCCTGATGGCACAGTACAGATAAATGACAATACACTGACCAGTGCTGCAGCTCTGCTCCCCAACACTCCCACAACAACAGTGGAATTGTGGCTGGAGAATGAAAAAGTGAATGTGGAGAATGTTCGTGCCTTGATTGATCATCACTGCCGTGAGTTGTGCCTATGGCACCATTACTGGCACCCCGGCAACATAACTGCCTCAGACACTGTGCTGCGTGCCATACACAG GGATTGCCTTGAGAGGTTCATGGGTCACCTGAGTGCTGATTGCATGGCACTGATCCCTGAATGCCTTAGGGAGCTACGCCTGGCTGTATCTAGCGATGAGCACGCTGCCAGCCTCCCAGCAGCCCTCACCCGAGCTGCCTCATCTCTGCCTAACCTGCAGTGGCTTT TCATACACGTCCCTGTGGCGATGGTAACACCAGCGGCGGTTCCGTCACCACTGCCTGACATCACACGTGTTGACCTGATCTTGTCTGGCGTGAACAAAAGCCTGTTGAAGGAAGCATGTCAAGTGGCAGCAGCTCTCCAGCCTACGGCAgg ATATGGTGGCATTGGATTCCCCCAGGGCAGGATGAAGGCAGCAGAGTGGCGGGACCTGCTTTACCTCCTGGCGGCAGAAATGGtcagggtggggaggaggggagctgTTGTGATACCAGAGGAAACCATcacatgggaggaggggagggagctgGAGGACCTCACTGGCACTTTGTGGGGGTGTAGGGTGTtaag GCGCACTGATGAGGAGTGTTTCCACGGATATTACTTTGTACCAAATTCTTAG